In one window of Streptomyces sp. FXJ1.172 DNA:
- a CDS encoding FtsK/SpoIIIE domain-containing protein: MNLASPATSAGVTGPNWVLVVAAVLVLGLLLAGPALRRRYPVTWWLLLGYPAAALRVVRTWRPLMAGCGLAVSRRPALTVVSGLVGNGAPPPQPRVPRRGLIRPTSGGFVLLVRLLPGQVPEDFVKAAPAMAESWQVHAVRVTSWRPGVVRVVASAADPLAAPRVPKQRGPGHLLRVTVGALETGAAWVLDLRRVPHWLIVGATRSGKSTLINALVAGLAPQPVALVGIDCKGGMELSLYEPRLSALATNREQAVRLLVALVELTLDRMTVCRAARVRNIWGLPDKERPVPIVVIVDEIAELFLVASRNEKDEAQAAGTALIRLAQLGAALGVFLVVAGQRVGSDLGPGVTALRAQLGGRVCHRVADPGTAEMALGDLNPDALKAAQAITPEQAGTAVLASGDGWERARSHLITESEAEAVAAEYAHLTPLLSELHVEAP; encoded by the coding sequence ATGAACCTGGCCTCCCCCGCCACTTCGGCCGGTGTGACCGGGCCGAACTGGGTGCTGGTGGTGGCCGCAGTGCTGGTGTTGGGCCTGCTTCTTGCGGGCCCGGCCCTGCGCCGCCGCTACCCCGTGACCTGGTGGCTGTTACTCGGCTACCCGGCTGCGGCCCTCCGGGTCGTGCGCACCTGGCGGCCCCTGATGGCTGGATGCGGGCTCGCCGTGAGTCGTCGGCCGGCGCTGACGGTCGTGTCCGGGCTCGTCGGCAATGGAGCACCTCCGCCACAGCCGCGCGTACCGCGTCGCGGCCTCATACGCCCGACCTCTGGAGGGTTCGTCCTGCTTGTGAGGCTGTTGCCGGGGCAGGTGCCGGAGGACTTCGTCAAGGCCGCGCCCGCCATGGCGGAGAGCTGGCAGGTGCACGCGGTGCGGGTGACCTCCTGGAGGCCGGGAGTCGTACGGGTCGTCGCGTCGGCGGCTGATCCGTTGGCCGCTCCTCGCGTGCCGAAGCAGCGAGGGCCCGGCCATCTACTCCGAGTGACCGTGGGCGCGCTGGAGACCGGAGCCGCGTGGGTGCTCGACCTGCGGCGCGTGCCGCACTGGCTCATCGTTGGGGCCACCCGCTCCGGCAAGTCCACACTCATCAATGCACTCGTTGCGGGCCTCGCTCCGCAACCCGTCGCCCTGGTCGGCATCGACTGCAAGGGCGGCATGGAACTGTCCCTCTACGAACCGCGGTTGTCCGCCCTCGCGACCAACCGGGAGCAAGCCGTCCGGCTGCTGGTTGCCCTCGTGGAGCTGACTCTAGACCGCATGACCGTCTGCCGGGCGGCTCGCGTCCGGAACATCTGGGGTCTGCCGGACAAGGAACGCCCGGTCCCGATCGTCGTGATCGTCGACGAGATCGCGGAACTGTTCCTCGTCGCGAGTCGGAACGAGAAGGACGAAGCGCAGGCTGCCGGTACGGCGCTGATCCGGCTGGCCCAACTGGGTGCGGCTCTCGGGGTCTTCCTCGTCGTCGCCGGCCAACGCGTCGGCTCCGACCTGGGGCCCGGCGTCACCGCCCTGCGGGCGCAGCTCGGCGGCCGGGTGTGCCATCGGGTGGCCGATCCCGGTACGGCGGAGATGGCGCTCGGAGATCTCAATCCCGATGCGCTGAAGGCGGCGCAGGCCATCACACCGGAACAGGCCGGTACGGCCGTTCTCGCCTCCGGTGACGGCTGGGAACGCGCCCGGTCCCACCTGATCACGGAGTCGGAGGCAGAAGCCGTCGCCGCCGAGTACGCGCACCTGACTCCGCTCCTCTCCGAACTGCACGTCGAAGCGCCGTGA
- a CDS encoding SCO3933 family regulatory protein yields MASLPIDTAKFTGIICAVPPAPRVANRETGQLRVDRETGKTMYQVGLCLMAGASADVVTVSMAGEPAGVQLGMPVTVRDLVATPWENEGRHGIAFRAAEIRPLSAPASAGKGAGQ; encoded by the coding sequence GTGGCAAGCCTTCCGATCGACACCGCGAAGTTCACGGGGATCATCTGTGCCGTGCCCCCGGCTCCGCGGGTCGCCAACCGTGAGACCGGTCAGCTTCGCGTGGACCGTGAGACCGGCAAGACCATGTACCAGGTCGGTCTGTGCCTGATGGCCGGCGCGTCGGCTGACGTCGTGACCGTGAGCATGGCCGGTGAACCGGCCGGTGTGCAGCTCGGCATGCCGGTGACCGTGCGGGACCTGGTCGCCACCCCGTGGGAGAACGAGGGGCGGCATGGCATCGCGTTCCGGGCGGCGGAGATCCGGCCCCTCAGCGCTCCCGCCTCGGCGGGCAAGGGGGCCGGGCAGTGA